From Gimesia panareensis, the proteins below share one genomic window:
- a CDS encoding MFS transporter has protein sequence MTDQDELKLNSYEPPTHARYLVLTLLCLVAAVAYISRNAISVPAKLIQEELNITQTQMGWVMSAFFWSYALSQIPSGWLAHVWGTRRSLTAFAILWSIATALTGMVTGFWMLIGVRLIFGISQAGIFPCCASTISKWLPHARRGLASGLLGSFMSIGSAFGAFSIGVLLAGIHTADINIPGLSWRTIMYLCAVPGIVWVIVFYYWFRDRPEEHRGVNSAELEIIRGDEVKEPAEQSQVQEAEVHAESTPWEQILTSFSMWMICGQQFFRAAGNIFYMTWFPVYLQKARNISVASSGIWTSLPLLTFVVGNFLGGVVVDWVLQRTGSRRWSRQGVAIVAMLGCGLCTLCAYFVQEMKLAMTLISVSMFFAGLGGACGYTVTIDKGGQHVAPIFGMMNMMGNLGAALLPVIVGVMFDAGLYGMVLILMAGIYASAALCWMLLNPNGTVFEEKSGAQQA, from the coding sequence GTGACTGATCAGGACGAGCTGAAACTCAATTCCTATGAGCCTCCAACACATGCCCGCTACCTGGTGCTGACGCTGTTATGCCTGGTGGCGGCGGTCGCTTATATCAGCCGGAATGCGATCTCGGTGCCGGCGAAACTGATTCAGGAAGAACTGAATATCACCCAGACGCAGATGGGCTGGGTGATGAGCGCCTTTTTCTGGAGCTATGCGTTGTCGCAGATCCCGAGTGGCTGGCTGGCGCATGTGTGGGGGACGCGACGTTCGCTGACCGCGTTTGCCATCCTGTGGTCGATTGCTACGGCGCTGACCGGCATGGTGACCGGGTTCTGGATGCTGATTGGTGTCCGGCTGATCTTCGGGATTTCACAGGCGGGAATCTTTCCCTGTTGTGCAAGTACGATTTCCAAGTGGCTGCCCCATGCGCGGCGGGGACTGGCCAGTGGACTATTGGGAAGTTTCATGTCGATCGGGAGTGCCTTCGGTGCCTTCAGCATTGGTGTGCTGCTGGCGGGGATTCATACAGCTGACATTAACATTCCGGGACTCTCCTGGCGGACGATCATGTATCTGTGCGCGGTGCCGGGGATTGTGTGGGTGATTGTATTTTATTACTGGTTCCGGGACCGGCCTGAGGAGCATCGCGGTGTGAACTCGGCGGAGTTGGAAATTATTCGCGGTGACGAGGTCAAAGAACCAGCGGAACAGTCTCAGGTTCAAGAAGCGGAAGTGCATGCCGAGTCGACTCCCTGGGAGCAGATCCTGACCAGTTTTTCGATGTGGATGATTTGCGGTCAGCAGTTTTTCCGGGCTGCGGGTAATATTTTTTACATGACCTGGTTTCCCGTTTATCTGCAGAAGGCGCGGAATATCAGTGTGGCTTCTTCCGGGATCTGGACCAGTCTACCCCTGTTAACGTTTGTCGTCGGTAATTTTCTGGGAGGGGTTGTCGTGGACTGGGTCTTACAGCGAACGGGCAGCCGCCGTTGGAGCCGACAGGGAGTTGCGATTGTGGCGATGCTGGGCTGCGGGTTGTGTACGCTGTGTGCTTATTTCGTGCAGGAGATGAAGCTGGCGATGACGCTGATTTCGGTCAGCATGTTTTTTGCCGGGCTGGGCGGTGCCTGTGGTTATACGGTGACGATCGACAAAGGGGGCCAGCATGTGGCACCCATCTTCGGAATGATGAATATGATGGGCAACCTCGGAGCTGCCCTGCTCCCGGTGATTGTGGGGGTGATGTTCGATGCGGGCCTGTATGGAATGGTGCTGATTCTGATGGCAGGGATTTATGCGAGTGCGGCGCTGTGCTGGATGCTGCTCAACCCGAACGGGACCGTGTTTGAAGAAAAAAGTGGCGCGCAGCAGGCGTAA